GGCTGCAGTCGGAGGGATCCATTGTTCGACCCCTTGAAATTAGGAAACCTTCAATTCTTGTGAAGAACATCAAGATCAAACCCATCATAACTGCCAGGCCCCGAGACGAGGTTGAGGATGTTGCGAGGAAACTGGTTGAAAACAGTATAAACCACCTTCCTGTTGTGGATGGTGAAGGTAAGCTTCGTGGTATTGTAACCTCGTGGGACATAGCAAATGCAGTTGCAAAGGGTAAAACGAAACTTGCAGATGTTATGACACGTAAAGTTGTGATAGCCCGGGAGGATGAATCTGTGGATGTGGTGGCAAGACGCCTGAACAAACACGAAATTTCAGGACTCCCCATCATTGATAAGGACAACAAGGTAAAGGGTATGATAACAGCAGAGGATATTTCAATGTTGATTTGTAATGGTTCAAGAAAAGGTAGAAATGGAGGGTCACTATGAAAGCATGGCTAAACTTTTCACCAGACATCGTAAACAAAGCAGTGATCTCAGATCTCATTAAAAACTATGATATTACCTTCAACATACTCAAGGCAAACATAACACCCAAGGGTGGGAAGATGCTCATTGAGTTAAGTGGAACACAAAAAGATGAAGGCATAGCATTCCTTGAGGAAAGCGGAATTCATCTGGATCCTGTAA
This genomic stretch from Methanobacterium aggregans harbors:
- a CDS encoding 4Fe-4S binding protein; the encoded protein is MKAWLNFSPDIVNKAVISDLIKNYDITFNILKANITPKGGKMLIELSGTQKDEGIAFLEESGIHLDPVKKVVKKDEDKCVDCGECVSLCPVKAISIEEDWTIELDDKQCIGCGFCTKSCPMKAINVAE